A genomic segment from Luteolibacter ambystomatis encodes:
- a CDS encoding porin, with translation MKHHSKTLKTAALLCGLSSAAFAGEPPAQTAPASSGDSMFSDFNFCSWLANKPGTVYKDAGNPYLSEVNFFGRFHYNAAYVDGSGTNGKDWNEAYTDVRRFRLGTKIGFLNYFTLKAVANFVEDQRFNGSVLPGHRDLEWGYSDFDEATISFDAKKAFSIDQLDKLDLIYGRFKWHGGLEARTSSNEILTVERSAISNKLYDSARPTGFAVNAVKGPWNATVGIYSSDGRNVDLNVGDSIGNRGNNEFIGGWGDELMYNAEVIYSATEDLRFGFEFLYNGANKSTNAIAGMDDNLLPYKWATTLSAEYTFAANAGVNVEGFYGDNGNIDQHKTAGQYDRRGTFGGVVVTPYYWIIPAKLQLVGQYMYAASEQAQGIRSNSRYFRAADGGAVNSGRGDELQSVYGGLNWLVCGDNLKFQAGVQYETLNTNAGDGTADAVTYLFGFRTFF, from the coding sequence ATGAAACACCATTCCAAGACCCTGAAGACCGCCGCCCTGCTTTGCGGCCTCTCTTCCGCCGCCTTCGCAGGCGAGCCGCCCGCCCAGACGGCCCCCGCCTCCAGCGGAGACTCCATGTTCTCCGACTTCAATTTCTGCTCCTGGCTCGCCAACAAGCCCGGAACGGTTTACAAGGACGCTGGCAACCCCTACCTCAGCGAGGTCAATTTCTTCGGCCGTTTTCACTACAATGCCGCCTACGTGGATGGCTCCGGCACCAACGGCAAGGACTGGAACGAAGCCTACACCGATGTCCGCCGCTTCCGCCTCGGCACAAAGATTGGCTTCCTCAACTACTTCACCCTCAAGGCCGTCGCCAACTTCGTGGAAGACCAGCGCTTCAACGGCAGCGTCCTCCCCGGCCACCGCGACCTGGAGTGGGGATACTCCGACTTCGACGAAGCCACCATCTCCTTCGACGCCAAAAAGGCTTTCTCGATCGACCAACTCGACAAGCTCGACCTCATCTACGGCCGCTTCAAGTGGCACGGTGGCCTCGAGGCCCGCACCTCCTCCAACGAGATCCTCACCGTCGAGCGATCCGCCATCTCCAACAAGCTCTATGACAGCGCCCGTCCGACCGGGTTCGCCGTCAACGCCGTGAAGGGCCCTTGGAACGCCACCGTCGGCATCTACAGTTCGGACGGCCGCAACGTCGACCTGAACGTGGGCGACTCCATCGGCAACCGTGGCAACAACGAGTTCATCGGCGGCTGGGGTGATGAGTTGATGTACAACGCCGAAGTGATCTACTCCGCTACCGAAGATCTTCGCTTCGGCTTCGAGTTCCTTTACAACGGCGCCAACAAGTCCACCAACGCCATCGCGGGCATGGACGACAACCTGCTTCCCTACAAGTGGGCCACCACCCTCTCCGCGGAGTACACCTTCGCCGCCAACGCCGGCGTCAATGTGGAAGGCTTCTACGGCGACAACGGCAACATCGACCAGCACAAGACCGCCGGCCAGTATGACCGCCGCGGCACCTTCGGCGGCGTGGTTGTGACCCCCTACTACTGGATCATCCCGGCCAAGCTCCAGCTCGTCGGCCAGTACATGTATGCCGCCTCCGAGCAGGCTCAGGGCATCCGCAGCAACAGCCGTTACTTCCGCGCCGCCGATGGTGGTGCCGTCAACAGCGGCCGTGGTGACGAACTCCAATCCGTTTACGGCGGCCTCAACTGGCTCGTCTGCGGCGACAACCTGAAATTCCAGGCCGGTGTCCAGTATGAGACGCTGAACACCAACGCGGGCGATGGCACCGCCGATGCGGTGACCTACCTCTTCGGGTTCCGCACCTTCTTCTGA
- the acpS gene encoding holo-ACP synthase, translated as MRLIGIGIDVVEVQRIAEALERHGEAFGERIFTAEERRYCSSQKRPALHYAARFAAKEAVAKAFGTGIGKDLGWLDMEIIRRESGEPAIVLSGTGKAYAEANGITEVKISLTHARDYAAANAVALGA; from the coding sequence ATGCGATTGATCGGCATCGGTATCGACGTGGTCGAGGTCCAGCGTATCGCGGAGGCCTTGGAGCGCCATGGCGAGGCCTTTGGAGAGCGGATCTTCACGGCGGAGGAACGGCGCTATTGCAGCTCCCAGAAACGTCCGGCGCTGCACTATGCGGCCCGTTTTGCAGCCAAGGAGGCGGTGGCGAAGGCCTTTGGCACTGGTATTGGCAAGGATCTCGGCTGGCTGGATATGGAAATCATCCGCCGTGAGTCCGGCGAACCTGCCATCGTGCTCAGCGGCACCGGCAAGGCCTACGCGGAGGCGAACGGGATCACGGAAGTGAAGATCAGCCTCACCCACGCCCGTGACTACGCTGCGGCGAACGCGGTGGCGCTGGGGGCGTAG
- a CDS encoding pyridoxine 5'-phosphate synthase: protein MMSLLLGVNIDHVATLRQARYALLPDSPNAEPSPLEAAYDAIGGGADSITVHVRSDRRHMQDRDAREIRAEIGVPLNFEMGITEEMIALALELRPEFACLVPETREEVTTEGGLDVVGRRRETGDCIRRLQAAGIRVSLFIDPDLDQVKASAELGAEMVELHTGCFANADADAVDAEVQRLAEAASLGNSLGLQINAGHGINYGNLFRLFEVPHLVELNIGHSIVSRALKVGMAEAVRQMKQLMSTYRGGSCD from the coding sequence ATCATGTCCCTGCTGCTCGGCGTCAATATCGACCACGTGGCCACCCTTCGTCAGGCCCGCTACGCCCTTTTGCCCGATTCTCCGAATGCGGAGCCTTCTCCGTTGGAAGCTGCCTACGATGCCATCGGCGGCGGCGCGGATTCCATCACCGTCCACGTCCGCAGCGACCGCCGCCACATGCAGGACCGCGATGCCCGTGAGATCCGTGCGGAGATCGGAGTGCCCCTCAATTTTGAAATGGGCATCACCGAGGAGATGATCGCCCTGGCCCTCGAACTCCGCCCGGAATTCGCCTGTCTTGTTCCGGAAACCCGTGAAGAAGTAACCACGGAAGGAGGGTTGGACGTCGTCGGCCGCCGCCGGGAAACGGGTGACTGCATCCGCCGTCTTCAAGCTGCGGGCATACGCGTGAGCTTGTTCATCGATCCCGATCTCGACCAGGTGAAGGCTTCCGCCGAGCTCGGTGCCGAGATGGTCGAACTTCACACCGGTTGCTTCGCCAATGCGGACGCGGATGCGGTGGATGCCGAGGTTCAGCGCTTGGCGGAGGCTGCCAGTCTCGGCAACTCGCTGGGCCTTCAGATCAATGCCGGGCACGGCATCAACTACGGCAACCTGTTCCGTTTGTTCGAGGTGCCGCATCTGGTGGAGCTGAACATCGGACACAGCATCGTTTCACGGGCCTTGAAGGTGGGCATGGCGGAAGCCGTGCGTCAGATGAAGCAACTCATGTCGACCTACCGGGGCGGATCATGCGATTGA